In Flavobacterium sp. CBA20B-1, one DNA window encodes the following:
- a CDS encoding lytic transglycosylase domain-containing protein, whose protein sequence is MKKSYKNAAIVVAILGLSGLFYQFTTIEKVSTETGYHIKNIDFCGERVPVEIVDVKERLDRELVVNMNLHSATTLIIKRANRYFPEIEPILKRNGIPSDFKYLCVIESALTNATSSAGAKGFWQFMPETAREYNLEISSTVDERYDVIKATEAACVYLKRAYAKFGNWTLVAASYNRGMAGVERQLTAQGVTDYYDLYLNEETSRYVFRILALKEIMNNTDKYGFVFSKDELYQPVKTKTVAVNANIDDLQRWALNQGINYKLLKWYNPWLIDTSLIVSSNKTYNILIPIEGFKRK, encoded by the coding sequence ATGAAAAAAAGTTATAAAAACGCAGCAATTGTAGTTGCTATTTTAGGTTTAAGTGGTTTGTTTTATCAGTTTACAACTATTGAAAAGGTTTCTACCGAAACCGGTTATCATATCAAAAATATCGACTTTTGTGGCGAGCGTGTTCCAGTAGAAATAGTCGATGTTAAAGAGCGTTTAGATCGTGAATTGGTGGTGAATATGAACCTGCATTCGGCAACAACATTAATCATTAAAAGAGCAAATAGATATTTTCCTGAAATAGAACCCATATTAAAACGCAATGGTATTCCGAGCGATTTTAAATATTTATGTGTGATTGAAAGTGCATTGACCAATGCCACCTCTAGTGCAGGTGCGAAAGGTTTTTGGCAATTTATGCCCGAAACCGCGCGGGAATACAATTTGGAAATTAGCAGCACGGTTGACGAGCGATACGATGTGATAAAGGCAACTGAAGCGGCTTGCGTGTATTTAAAAAGAGCCTATGCGAAATTTGGCAATTGGACGTTGGTTGCAGCGTCTTACAATCGTGGAATGGCAGGTGTGGAACGTCAATTAACCGCACAAGGCGTAACCGATTATTACGATTTGTATTTAAACGAAGAAACATCGCGCTATGTTTTCAGGATTTTAGCTTTAAAAGAAATTATGAACAATACTGATAAATACGGTTTTGTTTTTTCTAAAGATGAATTGTACCAGCCTGTAAAAACGAAAACGGTTGCTGTAAATGCAAACATAGATGATTTACAAAGATGGGCATTGAATCAAGGAATTAATTATAAACTTTTAAAGTGGTACAATCCCTGGCTAATTGACACCTCTCTAATAGTTTCAAGCAACAAAACCTATAATATACTAATACCTATTGAGGGTTTTAAGAGAAAATAA
- a CDS encoding lipocalin family protein: MKKNVFMSFAAMALLLGLSSCNKDDEATPSNANSIVGKWEWSKETNYNNGSAVLVDYEHNEECGKDQLIFEANGTLRDVYYEKPNNTGCIDYDIAGSYSVSGNTLTITEDDGETYSANYSISNNQLTIVSKGTDGTEYTSILVKK; encoded by the coding sequence ATGAAAAAAAATGTTTTTATGTCGTTTGCCGCAATGGCACTTTTACTTGGGCTTTCTTCTTGTAACAAAGATGATGAAGCAACCCCTTCAAACGCCAATTCTATTGTAGGAAAATGGGAATGGTCTAAAGAAACAAATTATAACAATGGTTCTGCCGTTTTAGTTGATTACGAGCATAATGAAGAATGTGGAAAAGATCAATTAATTTTTGAAGCAAATGGTACATTAAGGGATGTTTATTACGAAAAACCTAACAACACAGGCTGCATTGATTATGACATTGCAGGTTCGTATTCTGTTTCAGGCAACACGCTAACAATTACAGAAGATGACGGAGAAACGTATTCAGCAAATTATTCTATTTCAAATAATCAGTTAACAATTGTTAGTAAAGGTACTGATGGTACAGAATATACTAGCATTTTAGTTAAAAAATAA
- the hutH gene encoding histidine ammonia-lyase, protein MSATYYISNNTLSLEELHLIISQNQKLALSEEAIANINKCREYLDHKMQTQTNPIYGINTGFGSLYSVKISSEDLTTLQENLMKSHACGTGDEVPHDIVKIMLLLKIKSLSYGNSGVQLVTVERLIDFYNNDILPVVYTQGSLGASGDLSPLAHLCLPLIGEGEVFVDGKRITAKQMLAEKGWETITLKSKEGLALLNGTQFMSAYGAYILIKTEKLTQLADVIGAVSLEGFDGRIDPFNNLIHIVRPHKGQVHTANYMRSILEGSELINQPKKHVQDPYSFRCIPQVHGASKDAIEYVGRVFKTEINSVTDNPNIFVEEDVIVSGGNFHGQPLALALDFLGIALSELGSISERRTYQLISGLRNLPPFLVNNPGLNSGFMIPQYTAASIVSQNKQLATPASIDSIVSSNGQEDHVSMGANAATKTLKIVENLERILAIELFNATQALEFRRPGKSSDFIENFVLEYRKVVPTVQNDRILHYDIQKSIQFLNNYNFN, encoded by the coding sequence ATGTCTGCAACATATTATATCAGCAACAACACATTAAGTTTAGAAGAATTACACTTAATTATTAGTCAAAATCAAAAGTTGGCTTTATCCGAAGAAGCAATAGCCAACATTAATAAATGCCGGGAATATTTAGACCATAAAATGCAAACCCAAACCAATCCCATTTATGGTATCAATACAGGTTTTGGATCATTATACAGCGTTAAAATATCTTCGGAAGATTTAACTACACTACAAGAAAATTTAATGAAATCGCACGCCTGCGGAACCGGCGACGAAGTGCCTCACGACATTGTAAAAATCATGCTTTTGCTTAAAATTAAATCGTTAAGTTATGGTAATTCGGGCGTACAATTGGTTACGGTTGAACGTTTGATCGATTTTTATAATAACGATATTTTACCAGTTGTTTATACACAGGGTTCATTGGGTGCATCGGGCGATTTGTCTCCATTGGCGCATTTGTGTTTGCCTTTAATTGGCGAAGGAGAGGTTTTTGTTGATGGCAAACGCATCACTGCAAAACAAATGCTTGCTGAAAAAGGCTGGGAAACGATTACTTTGAAATCGAAAGAAGGTTTGGCATTGCTAAACGGTACGCAGTTTATGAGTGCCTATGGAGCATATATCTTGATAAAAACCGAAAAACTGACTCAATTGGCTGATGTGATTGGAGCGGTTTCTTTAGAAGGTTTTGATGGTAGAATCGATCCTTTTAACAATTTAATCCATATTGTTCGTCCACACAAAGGACAGGTGCATACGGCCAATTATATGCGTTCGATTTTAGAAGGAAGCGAATTAATTAATCAACCAAAAAAACACGTTCAAGACCCATATTCGTTCCGCTGTATTCCTCAGGTACATGGTGCTTCGAAAGATGCCATTGAATATGTAGGAAGAGTTTTTAAAACCGAAATTAATTCCGTAACCGATAATCCAAATATTTTTGTAGAGGAAGATGTAATTGTTTCGGGCGGAAATTTCCACGGACAACCATTAGCTTTGGCATTAGACTTTTTAGGCATTGCCTTATCAGAATTAGGAAGTATTTCAGAACGCAGAACCTATCAGCTCATTTCGGGTTTGCGCAATTTACCTCCGTTTTTGGTAAACAATCCGGGGTTAAATTCAGGTTTTATGATACCGCAATACACCGCCGCAAGCATTGTGAGTCAAAACAAGCAATTGGCAACTCCGGCAAGTATCGACAGTATTGTGTCGAGCAACGGACAAGAAGATCACGTGAGTATGGGTGCCAATGCTGCCACTAAAACCCTGAAAATTGTTGAAAATTTAGAACGAATTTTAGCAATCGAGTTGTTCAATGCCACACAAGCACTGGAATTTAGAAGACCAGGAAAATCGAGCGATTTTATAGAAAATTTTGTTTTAGAATACCGAAAAGTGGTTCCAACGGTTCAAAATGACCGCATTTTGCACTACGATATTCAAAAAAGTATACAGTTTTTAAACAATTATAACTTCAACTAA
- a CDS encoding HD domain-containing protein → MTSENKLKILNDPIYGFITIPSTLLYDLMQHPYFQRLRRIKQMGLSSLVYPGAEHTRFHHALGCMHMMQKAVQVLRFKNVEISKEEEEALYIAILLHDIGHGPFSHAMEHSIVENIHHEEISLLFMEALNKEFEGKLSLAIQIFKGNYPRKFLIQLISSQMDMDRMDYLKRDSFYSGVAEGNINSERLIQMINVHNDVLVVEEKGVYSVEKFLVARRLMYWQCYLHKTSVGAELLLSKILKRAKQLTLQGIDLQASNALTFFLKNSVSKNNFNTNILNNFALLDDADIYTALKNWQFHDDRVLSYLSSAIVNRKLFQVKLVAKEEMYSKLNTYQHLCKEKLQVETDELDYFVFGDKLKNQAYDLAADPIRIYKKNNEIVDVLEASDQYNLRALSEPVYKYFICYPKGIHKVD, encoded by the coding sequence TTGACATCTGAAAATAAACTAAAAATTTTAAACGACCCTATTTATGGCTTTATAACCATACCATCAACTTTGTTGTACGATTTAATGCAGCATCCATATTTTCAACGTTTGCGTAGAATTAAACAAATGGGGTTGTCGTCTTTAGTTTATCCAGGAGCCGAACACACCCGTTTTCACCATGCTTTGGGTTGTATGCACATGATGCAAAAAGCCGTTCAGGTATTGCGTTTTAAAAATGTAGAAATATCAAAAGAAGAAGAAGAAGCGCTTTATATTGCCATTTTATTGCACGATATTGGGCACGGACCTTTTTCCCACGCAATGGAACACAGCATTGTAGAAAATATACATCACGAAGAAATTTCTTTGCTTTTTATGGAAGCTTTAAATAAAGAATTTGAAGGAAAGCTTTCATTGGCAATTCAGATTTTTAAAGGAAATTATCCGCGCAAATTCCTCATTCAGCTCATATCTTCACAGATGGATATGGATCGAATGGATTATCTTAAACGCGATAGTTTTTACAGCGGTGTTGCCGAAGGAAATATCAACTCCGAACGATTGATACAAATGATTAATGTGCATAATGATGTGTTGGTAGTTGAAGAAAAAGGCGTATATTCAGTAGAAAAATTTTTGGTAGCACGCCGTTTAATGTACTGGCAATGCTATTTGCACAAAACAAGCGTTGGTGCCGAACTGTTATTGTCAAAAATACTAAAACGTGCCAAACAACTCACTTTGCAAGGAATTGATTTACAGGCAAGCAATGCACTCACTTTTTTCTTAAAAAATTCCGTTTCAAAAAATAATTTTAACACCAATATTTTAAACAATTTTGCGTTATTAGACGATGCAGACATATACACTGCATTAAAAAACTGGCAATTTCATGATGATAGAGTTTTGTCGTATTTAAGCAGTGCCATTGTAAACCGAAAATTGTTTCAAGTAAAATTGGTTGCTAAAGAGGAGATGTATTCAAAATTAAACACCTATCAACATTTATGTAAAGAAAAACTTCAAGTAGAAACTGATGAATTAGACTACTTTGTTTTTGGTGATAAATTAAAAAATCAGGCGTATGATTTAGCGGCAGATCCCATAAGAATCTATAAGAAAAATAATGAAATTGTTGATGTTTTAGAAGCATCAGACCAATATAATTTAAGGGCTTTGTCGGAGCCGGTTTATAAATACTTTATATGCTATCCAAAAGGAATACATAAAGTTGATTAA
- a CDS encoding DUF3037 domain-containing protein: protein MQDKVVYEYAVIRVVPKMEREEFINTGLILFSKRKRYIRFEYHIHEEKIRSFCNEFDLVQLKENLESFAKICSGAKNAGPIATLEADEKFRWITAVKSSSIQSSRPHPGLSADLDATFDKLYCELVL from the coding sequence ATGCAAGATAAAGTTGTTTATGAATATGCGGTAATCCGAGTTGTTCCAAAAATGGAACGCGAAGAGTTTATTAATACAGGCCTGATTTTATTCAGCAAAAGAAAACGATACATTCGGTTTGAATATCATATCCATGAAGAAAAAATTAGAAGCTTTTGCAACGAATTTGATTTAGTTCAGCTAAAGGAGAATTTAGAATCGTTTGCTAAAATTTGTTCAGGTGCAAAAAACGCCGGACCAATAGCAACTTTAGAAGCTGATGAAAAATTTAGATGGATCACCGCTGTGAAAAGCTCCAGCATACAATCCTCGCGCCCACATCCAGGTTTATCGGCTGATTTGGATGCCACTTTTGATAAGTTGTATTGTGAATTGGTTTTGTAA
- a CDS encoding GNAT family N-acetyltransferase, with protein sequence MEFKNNELLRQFECRCGDRHIIIEYSIQERKLFLTKLNPNGCDDEDLINDFIKAILDQAEEKRLRIVPVNSGIVAFFKKNPSYRALLAAGIKI encoded by the coding sequence ATGGAATTTAAAAACAATGAATTGTTAAGACAATTTGAATGTAGATGTGGCGATCGACATATTATTATTGAATATTCAATACAAGAACGAAAATTATTTTTAACCAAACTAAACCCTAACGGTTGTGATGATGAAGATTTAATAAACGATTTCATTAAAGCTATTTTAGATCAAGCCGAAGAAAAACGCTTGCGAATTGTACCTGTTAATTCAGGTATTGTAGCATTTTTTAAGAAGAACCCAAGCTATAGAGCGTTATTGGCAGCGGGAATTAAGATATAG
- a CDS encoding HipA family kinase: MMLSNLRTVTVTRYITPLREGGSLPALAEACDDFKYVIKFRGAGHGVKALISELLGGVIAQYLGLPVPELVFIELDEAFGQTEGDEEIQDLLKFSKGLNLGLHYLSGAVTYDVATNDCDELLASKIVWLDSFITNVDRTFRNTNLLIWHKELWLIDHGASFYFHHSWDNWQQTSQTPFALIKDHALIKKATKLQEVHEQFTAKLNNNVLRDFVNIIPDEFLNWEEGPSNEEIREVYYQFLLNRLAHADIFLKTAQNAR; encoded by the coding sequence ATGATGCTATCAAATTTACGAACGGTGACTGTTACCCGATATATTACCCCTTTGCGCGAAGGTGGTTCGTTACCGGCACTTGCTGAAGCTTGTGACGATTTTAAATATGTGATAAAATTTCGCGGTGCAGGTCATGGTGTGAAAGCGTTGATTTCGGAATTGCTAGGTGGCGTTATTGCGCAATACCTTGGCTTACCTGTTCCGGAATTGGTTTTTATTGAGTTAGATGAAGCTTTTGGGCAAACCGAAGGCGATGAAGAAATACAAGATTTATTAAAATTTAGCAAAGGATTAAACCTAGGACTACACTATTTGTCGGGTGCTGTAACTTATGATGTTGCTACCAACGACTGTGATGAACTACTGGCTTCAAAAATTGTTTGGTTAGATAGTTTTATCACCAATGTGGATCGCACCTTTCGCAACACCAATCTGCTTATTTGGCATAAAGAATTGTGGTTAATTGATCACGGTGCTTCGTTTTATTTTCATCATTCATGGGACAATTGGCAGCAAACATCACAAACGCCATTTGCATTGATAAAAGATCACGCACTGATAAAAAAAGCAACTAAATTGCAAGAGGTGCATGAACAATTCACTGCAAAACTAAACAATAACGTGTTACGTGATTTTGTAAATATTATTCCAGACGAATTTCTAAATTGGGAAGAAGGCCCCAGCAATGAGGAAATTCGAGAAGTGTATTATCAATTTTTGTTGAATCGATTGGCACATGCCGATATCTTTCTAAAAACTGCCCAAAATGCAAGATAA
- the lpxD gene encoding UDP-3-O-(3-hydroxymyristoyl)glucosamine N-acyltransferase: MKITAEQIAEVLNGTVVGDSTVEVFKLAKIEEGEQGAITFLSNAKYNNYLYTTNASIVIVNKTFQPLQPVKATMIQVEDSYKAFTKILEYANQIKLMKSGIEQPSVISEGVSYGTDLYLGSFSYIGKNTKIGNNVKIYPNSFVGDNVVIGDDTILFAGARIYSETIIGKKCVIHSGTIIGSDGFGFAPNTDGTYDKIPQIGNVVIEDHVEIGSCTTIDRATLGSTIIRKGVKLDNQIQIAHNVEVGEHTVIASQTGVAGSTKIGKNCIIGGQVGIVGHIIIGDNVRIQAQSGVGKSIKDGEIIQGSPAMAYNDYSKSYVYFRKLPNIVKDIEELKKIKDKENLS, encoded by the coding sequence ATGAAGATTACAGCAGAACAAATTGCCGAAGTTTTAAACGGAACCGTTGTGGGCGATTCTACGGTTGAGGTTTTTAAGTTGGCCAAGATTGAAGAAGGCGAACAAGGGGCTATTACCTTTTTGTCGAATGCTAAGTATAACAATTATCTCTATACCACCAATGCGTCTATCGTAATTGTAAACAAAACATTTCAGCCGTTGCAACCCGTAAAGGCTACAATGATTCAGGTAGAAGATTCTTACAAAGCATTCACAAAGATTTTAGAATATGCCAATCAAATAAAATTGATGAAATCCGGTATTGAACAACCTTCTGTGATTTCCGAAGGTGTTTCTTATGGAACCGATTTGTATTTGGGCAGTTTTTCGTACATTGGCAAAAACACGAAAATAGGTAACAATGTTAAAATTTATCCCAATTCATTCGTAGGAGACAATGTAGTAATTGGCGATGATACGATACTTTTTGCCGGAGCACGCATTTATTCGGAAACAATTATCGGAAAAAAATGTGTTATCCATTCAGGAACAATTATTGGTTCAGATGGTTTTGGTTTCGCACCAAACACCGATGGAACTTATGATAAAATTCCGCAAATAGGAAATGTGGTGATTGAAGACCATGTAGAAATAGGTTCATGTACCACCATAGACCGTGCTACATTAGGATCAACCATTATAAGAAAAGGTGTGAAATTGGATAATCAAATTCAAATAGCACACAATGTAGAAGTAGGCGAGCACACCGTGATTGCATCGCAAACAGGCGTGGCAGGTTCTACAAAAATTGGTAAAAATTGCATTATTGGTGGTCAAGTGGGAATTGTTGGGCACATTATCATTGGCGATAATGTTCGAATTCAGGCACAATCAGGCGTAGGAAAAAGCATCAAAGACGGCGAAATTATTCAAGGATCACCCGCAATGGCTTATAACGATTATTCTAAATCGTATGTATATTTCAGAAAATTGCCGAATATCGTGAAAGATATAGAAGAATTAAAAAAAATAAAAGATAAAGAAAATTTAAGTTAA
- a CDS encoding alpha/beta hydrolase codes for MKNIYFIPGMAANCGIFEHIKLNDSKFKMHFVEWLEPSKNEPLQEYCKRFSEQIVSENPILVGVSFGGIIAQEIAKIIPIEKVIIISSVKDPSEFPVRINWAKKWKLYRFFPTSYFNLFEHLTKKLLSSKKIQQRIDMYQKYLSVRSVNYLDWAFKNVILWENKNPISNVYHLHGTKDHIFPHKHIKNAQLLENGTHVMVLVNARWINKKLEEIFEE; via the coding sequence ATGAAAAACATTTATTTTATTCCAGGTATGGCGGCTAATTGCGGGATTTTTGAACATATAAAATTAAATGATTCTAAATTTAAGATGCACTTTGTGGAATGGCTTGAACCTTCAAAAAACGAACCGCTTCAGGAATATTGCAAACGCTTTTCTGAACAAATCGTTTCAGAAAACCCTATTTTAGTAGGTGTTTCTTTCGGAGGAATTATTGCACAAGAAATTGCAAAGATTATCCCCATAGAAAAAGTAATTATTATTTCAAGTGTTAAAGATCCATCTGAATTTCCAGTACGAATAAATTGGGCTAAAAAATGGAAATTGTATCGTTTTTTTCCCACATCCTATTTTAATTTATTCGAACATCTTACAAAAAAATTATTATCTTCCAAAAAAATCCAACAACGCATTGATATGTATCAAAAATATCTTTCTGTGCGATCGGTCAATTATTTGGATTGGGCGTTTAAAAATGTTATTTTGTGGGAAAATAAAAATCCAATTTCAAACGTTTATCACTTGCATGGCACAAAAGACCATATATTTCCGCATAAACATATTAAAAATGCACAATTACTGGAAAATGGAACACATGTGATGGTATTGGTAAACGCCCGATGGATCAATAAAAAATTAGAAGAAATTTTTGAAGAATAA
- a CDS encoding WG repeat-containing protein, translating into MKYGFIFFFLGIVHSFAQVTFNDIEYMSDFSHAEVTWYRTKNGKSGLINKDSVFITQPKFEYISSIRNQNGILEAGIKKGKQFYRGFINDKGEQITAFIYNYVFISGDFLIVEKDKKYGMLDKKGNYILSLDYELIRNYDEFTLIQKNNKLALFIENHGMVTDFIYNDLLDIFPNYILLKNNQGDFLINNKGETVYSVDNNEELKDMKDSLLIVRNKKADKMFLRDLNNNNLFESDYNEIEFISDLLKVSNNKKTGIVTYNNEIIIPLDFSSIYQFKNDYFMVQNNKISGLYKLNNLVLPLKYKHMNRFLTNYLYVTNDNDLSGLYDANLNVVIPEEYRIYEYYKSFYLVEQNNQLLIFNIDDKSITKLNPSYKFRDENHYWITKRNYFVLQEGNKYGVVNYKGEIVVPFEYDYIEPIYASNKFIAKKSNKYGLISSKNEIIKEFKFDHAQLVKEAVFFYQKGKRTDSYAAEFD; encoded by the coding sequence ATGAAATACGGTTTTATATTTTTCTTTTTGGGTATTGTTCATTCTTTTGCCCAAGTTACCTTTAATGACATTGAATATATGTCGGATTTTTCGCATGCTGAAGTTACTTGGTATCGGACCAAAAACGGAAAAAGCGGACTTATAAATAAAGACAGTGTTTTTATTACGCAACCAAAATTTGAATACATTTCTTCTATTCGTAATCAAAATGGAATATTGGAAGCAGGTATAAAAAAAGGAAAGCAGTTTTATCGTGGTTTTATAAATGATAAAGGTGAACAAATTACCGCTTTTATCTACAATTATGTTTTTATATCAGGAGATTTTCTAATAGTTGAAAAAGACAAAAAATACGGTATGTTAGACAAAAAAGGCAACTATATTTTATCTTTAGATTACGAATTAATCAGAAACTATGATGAATTTACTTTAATTCAAAAAAACAATAAACTCGCACTTTTTATTGAAAACCACGGAATGGTAACCGATTTTATTTACAACGACTTGCTTGATATCTTTCCGAATTATATCTTACTTAAAAACAATCAAGGCGATTTTCTAATAAATAACAAAGGTGAAACAGTCTATAGCGTAGATAATAATGAAGAGCTTAAAGACATGAAAGATTCTTTATTGATTGTTAGAAACAAAAAAGCAGATAAAATGTTTCTCCGAGATTTAAACAACAACAACCTTTTTGAATCAGATTACAACGAAATAGAATTTATAAGTGATCTTTTAAAAGTATCAAACAACAAAAAAACGGGTATTGTAACTTATAATAATGAAATTATTATTCCTTTAGATTTTTCTAGTATTTATCAATTTAAGAATGATTATTTTATGGTGCAAAACAATAAAATAAGTGGTCTTTACAAGTTGAATAATTTGGTTTTACCTTTAAAGTACAAACACATGAATCGATTTTTAACTAATTATCTTTATGTTACAAACGATAATGATTTAAGCGGTTTGTATGATGCTAATTTAAATGTTGTAATTCCTGAGGAATATAGAATTTATGAATATTACAAATCGTTCTACTTAGTTGAGCAGAACAATCAACTACTAATTTTTAATATTGATGATAAATCAATTACAAAATTAAATCCAAGCTATAAATTTCGCGATGAAAACCATTATTGGATTACTAAACGTAATTATTTTGTTTTACAAGAAGGCAATAAGTACGGAGTTGTAAATTATAAAGGTGAAATTGTTGTTCCGTTTGAATATGATTATATAGAACCTATTTACGCATCGAACAAATTCATTGCAAAAAAGAGCAATAAATACGGATTAATTTCTAGCAAAAATGAAATCATTAAAGAATTTAAGTTCGATCATGCCCAATTGGTTAAAGAAGCTGTTTTCTTTTATCAAAAGGGAAAGCGAACAGATAGTTACGCCGCTGAATTTGATTAG